In Paenibacillus hexagrammi, the following are encoded in one genomic region:
- a CDS encoding carbohydrate ABC transporter permease encodes MKLSRKSKAILLLVSLALLIIQIYPLVWIFISSFKDPRKFTSNNPLSLPSHFTLQNYINVWNKGNLGTYFLNSLIVAVSSVVFIIVLSAMAAFVLEKMRFKWNKGLLFLFLCGIMIPIQVVLIPLFMIYNKTGLINTLTSLILPQVGFALPISVYLFVSFYKYISNEIMEAAVMDGCGIYQLFLRIIFPLSRNTIVTVAVMNLIFIWNEFIFANTFIHDLKFRTIPVGLMDFIGQYGLTDWGATFAVISLTTIPTLLVYFVFNKSVISGMTAGATKG; translated from the coding sequence ATGAAACTTTCCCGAAAGTCTAAGGCTATCCTGCTGCTCGTTTCCTTAGCCTTGTTAATCATCCAAATATACCCATTAGTCTGGATCTTTATATCCAGCTTTAAAGACCCGCGCAAATTTACAAGCAATAATCCGCTCAGTTTGCCAAGTCATTTCACTCTTCAGAATTATATCAACGTTTGGAACAAAGGGAATCTCGGCACGTACTTTTTGAACAGCTTGATCGTTGCCGTTTCGTCGGTTGTGTTCATTATCGTGCTAAGTGCGATGGCGGCTTTCGTGCTGGAGAAGATGCGTTTCAAATGGAATAAAGGGTTGCTTTTCCTCTTTCTGTGCGGCATCATGATTCCGATTCAGGTAGTTCTGATCCCGTTGTTTATGATTTATAACAAGACGGGGCTCATTAATACGCTGACTTCCTTAATCTTGCCGCAGGTTGGCTTTGCGCTGCCAATTTCCGTGTATCTGTTCGTCAGCTTTTATAAATATATTTCCAATGAGATTATGGAAGCTGCTGTCATGGACGGATGCGGGATCTATCAGCTGTTTTTGCGAATCATCTTCCCGTTATCCCGCAATACGATCGTTACGGTAGCTGTTATGAATCTGATCTTTATATGGAATGAGTTCATTTTCGCCAACACGTTTATCCACGATTTGAAATTTCGGACGATCCCCGTCGGATTGATGGATTTCATCGGTCAGTATGGATTGACGGATTGGGGTGCGACATTTGCTGTGATCAGTTTAACCACAATTCCGACGCTGCTCGTATATTTCGTATTTAACAAAAGCGTGATTTCAGGGATGACGGCAGGAGCTACCAAAGGTTGA
- a CDS encoding GH32 C-terminal domain-containing protein, with protein MKDYLYKLAGTCLFLWLTLFLAQPIYAADNPYNYYDETYRPQYHYSPQANWMNDPNGMVYYQGEYHLFYQYYPDGEVWGPMHWGHAVSTDLVHWTTLPIALYPDSIGDIFSGSAVIDWNNTAGFGAEAMVAIFTHNGTSQQQSIAYSTDKGRTWTKYAGNPVIPNPGIDNFRDPKVFWHAATNRWIMTLAANDRVKIYTSPDLKNWTFASDFGADQGSHGGVWECPDLFPLAVDGNPANTKWVMEVSIGNGGVAGGSGMQYFIGDFNGNVFTNSNPASTVLWNDYGPDYYAGVSWSDIPSTDGRRIWLGWMNNWNYATIIPASTWRSSMSIPRELKLKTYPEGIRLQQVPVQELSTLRGTDSAWGPTTISPGTNILSAKSGDAFEVIAEFQANTATASEFGFKVRKGGTQFTSISYNKTNSKLFVDRSFSGVTGFQPTFAYKHEAPLTPDSNGKIRMHFFVDRQSVEAIGNDGKVSISDLIFPDRSSQGMELYAIGGNVTLNSLHIYPMNKSMGTTPFVSNLSGWVTINGKWADTVGGKRGRSTGDAFTLSSQMGGNFTYEADVKVLGSSDGAGALVFRANSNATRGYVANIDTRSDVVKLFKLNGDGTTTVIGQFATPLNTSTDYHLKVVASGTNIKVYLGTTLALNVNDSTYDSGYFGLNVWNSSTEFRNVYTSGVTGLLSNLPNMAVQSGTWSNTASGKQGTNTGDAFALSAQTAWYVDYSASIKVTTGGAGALVFRSDATGANAYVANVDVQNQVVKLFKFVNGSATVLGQYATPLSFNTAYQLRVVADGANIKVYLNGNLVHNVTDTTFSSGRLGLNVWNGTSIFQNVLYAAATRDLTNSGFETGNLSGWTVVSGTAFNNADVTSAATFWGGPFNHQGNYHLWGFNNGAGADSPVGELRSETFTLGGNGQISFLLAGGNDSNHLYAALVDAATGTEWMKTTGMNWDGYNRYSWDAWPYIGKSCYIKLVDNASGGWGHINLDDVSVPVWK; from the coding sequence ATGAAAGATTATCTTTATAAGCTGGCAGGTACCTGTTTGTTCTTATGGCTCACGCTTTTCTTGGCGCAGCCAATCTATGCGGCTGACAATCCTTACAATTACTACGATGAGACCTACCGCCCGCAGTATCATTACTCGCCACAGGCCAATTGGATGAATGACCCGAATGGCATGGTCTACTACCAAGGTGAGTACCATCTTTTTTATCAGTACTACCCGGATGGAGAGGTATGGGGACCGATGCATTGGGGGCATGCCGTGAGCACGGATTTGGTACATTGGACGACGCTTCCTATTGCGCTATATCCGGACTCCATAGGAGATATTTTTTCCGGCAGCGCCGTCATCGATTGGAATAACACAGCAGGCTTCGGTGCGGAGGCGATGGTTGCTATTTTTACACATAACGGCACCTCGCAGCAGCAGAGCATCGCTTACAGCACGGACAAAGGACGTACTTGGACGAAGTACGCCGGCAACCCTGTTATTCCCAATCCGGGCATTGATAACTTTCGCGATCCCAAGGTGTTTTGGCATGCAGCGACGAACCGATGGATCATGACACTTGCAGCGAATGACCGGGTCAAAATCTATACGTCTCCCGACTTGAAGAACTGGACATTTGCCAGTGATTTCGGTGCCGACCAGGGTTCTCATGGCGGTGTATGGGAATGCCCTGATTTATTTCCGCTTGCGGTAGACGGCAATCCGGCCAACACGAAATGGGTGATGGAGGTTAGTATCGGCAACGGAGGGGTCGCCGGCGGTTCAGGCATGCAATATTTTATCGGTGATTTCAACGGGAACGTATTTACGAACAGTAATCCGGCGTCAACGGTACTTTGGAATGATTACGGACCTGATTATTATGCGGGAGTAAGCTGGAGTGATATTCCGTCGACGGATGGTAGAAGAATTTGGCTAGGTTGGATGAATAACTGGAACTATGCCACGATCATTCCAGCGTCTACCTGGAGAAGCTCCATGAGCATACCAAGAGAATTAAAGCTGAAGACATATCCTGAGGGCATACGGCTGCAGCAGGTTCCTGTCCAAGAGCTTAGCACACTTCGTGGAACGGACAGCGCTTGGGGACCGACGACGATTTCCCCGGGAACGAACATTCTTTCTGCAAAATCCGGAGATGCCTTTGAGGTGATCGCTGAATTCCAGGCCAATACGGCGACAGCATCCGAATTCGGCTTTAAAGTGCGCAAAGGCGGCACTCAATTCACTTCGATCAGCTACAACAAAACAAATTCAAAGCTGTTTGTAGATCGTTCCTTCTCCGGCGTGACCGGCTTCCAACCGACATTTGCTTACAAGCATGAGGCGCCTCTGACTCCTGATTCGAATGGTAAGATACGTATGCATTTTTTTGTAGATCGTCAGTCCGTTGAAGCGATTGGCAATGACGGCAAAGTCTCGATATCCGATCTCATTTTCCCCGACCGTTCCAGTCAAGGCATGGAACTGTATGCAATCGGCGGGAATGTGACCTTGAATTCATTACACATCTATCCGATGAATAAAAGCATGGGTACGACCCCGTTTGTATCCAATTTATCAGGCTGGGTGACGATCAATGGCAAATGGGCGGATACGGTCGGGGGAAAACGCGGCCGGAGCACGGGAGATGCTTTCACGCTAAGCTCGCAAATGGGTGGCAACTTCACTTACGAAGCCGATGTGAAAGTATTAGGCAGCAGTGATGGAGCAGGCGCCCTCGTCTTCAGGGCGAACAGTAATGCAACCCGAGGCTATGTCGCTAACATCGATACGCGGAGTGATGTCGTCAAGCTGTTCAAGCTGAACGGAGACGGCACGACAACCGTGATCGGCCAGTTTGCAACACCGCTTAACACAAGCACCGATTATCATTTGAAAGTAGTTGCCTCGGGAACGAATATCAAGGTTTACCTAGGGACAACGCTTGCCTTGAATGTGAATGATTCAACTTACGATAGCGGATACTTCGGACTTAACGTCTGGAATTCGAGCACGGAATTCAGGAATGTGTACACTTCAGGTGTAACGGGGCTACTATCCAACCTCCCTAACATGGCGGTGCAAAGCGGAACTTGGAGCAATACGGCTTCAGGCAAGCAGGGAACCAACACGGGGGATGCATTTGCACTAAGTGCTCAAACTGCCTGGTATGTCGATTATTCCGCATCCATTAAGGTGACTACGGGAGGCGCAGGAGCCCTGGTATTCCGGTCCGATGCAACTGGAGCCAACGCTTATGTGGCGAATGTCGATGTTCAGAATCAGGTTGTAAAGCTTTTTAAATTTGTAAATGGCAGTGCTACGGTTCTTGGTCAATATGCAACACCTCTCTCATTCAATACCGCTTACCAACTGCGGGTAGTTGCCGATGGAGCCAATATTAAAGTGTATTTGAACGGCAATCTTGTTCATAATGTAACGGATACAACATTCAGCAGCGGACGATTAGGGTTGAATGTATGGAACGGAACGTCTATATTCCAGAATGTTTTATATGCAGCAGCAACGCGGGATTTGACCAATTCGGGCTTTGAAACAGGAAATTTATCGGGTTGGACCGTTGTAAGCGGTACGGCCTTCAATAACGCGGATGTTACCTCCGCCGCCACTTTCTGGGGAGGCCCGTTCAATCATCAGGGGAACTATCATCTCTGGGGCTTTAATAACGGCGCAGGCGCCGATTCGCCTGTAGGTGAGCTCCGCTCAGAGACCTTTACTTTAGGCGGTAACGGTCAAATCAGCTTCCTGCTTGCCGGGGGCAACGATAGCAATCATCTGTATGCCGCTTTAGTTGATGCGGCTACAGGAACTGAATGGATGAAGACAACCGGCATGAATTGGGACGGATACAATAGGTACTCCTGGGACGCTTGGCCATATATTGGAAAAAGCTGCTATATCAAGCTAGTTGATAACGCTAGCGGAGGTTGGGGGCATATTAATCTGGATGATGTGAGTGTACCTGTATGGAAGTAG
- a CDS encoding carbohydrate ABC transporter permease has protein sequence MEKILRDRKAILVFLFPALVVYLFTVLAPILWSMYYSFFSWDGISPMKYIGFDNYVRMLTHDKTFWKAFENNMVYVAIIVFMQVCLGLLVAMLLTTIHKGRELFKTLYFTPAIITSVAISQLFQSIFSFEPIGILNYVLQKFGLEVWTRPWLTDLKWALTAVSVPEGWRFIGLYMIILFTALISIPSDVEEAAHIDGASSWNLFFHIKFPMIKPVLMVTIIMATTGALKGFDIPYLLTNGGPGRATELLPTYMYKTAFSRLDYGYGSAMAVFIVIESLLAVAFIRKMMDEKS, from the coding sequence ATGGAAAAAATACTTCGAGATCGGAAAGCGATACTTGTCTTCTTATTTCCGGCGCTTGTTGTGTATCTGTTTACCGTATTGGCTCCCATCCTATGGTCCATGTATTACAGCTTTTTCTCTTGGGATGGCATCTCGCCGATGAAGTACATCGGATTTGATAATTACGTTAGAATGCTGACTCATGACAAGACGTTCTGGAAGGCTTTCGAGAACAATATGGTGTACGTCGCGATTATCGTGTTTATGCAAGTTTGCCTTGGACTGCTCGTTGCGATGCTCCTGACTACGATTCATAAGGGGAGAGAACTGTTCAAGACACTTTATTTTACACCTGCCATTATTACATCCGTCGCGATCTCCCAGTTGTTCCAAAGCATATTTTCGTTCGAACCGATCGGTATACTGAATTATGTCCTGCAAAAATTCGGTTTGGAAGTCTGGACCCGGCCGTGGCTGACCGATTTAAAATGGGCGCTCACTGCCGTATCCGTACCGGAAGGCTGGAGATTTATCGGACTGTATATGATTATTTTATTCACCGCCTTGATTTCGATCCCATCGGATGTGGAAGAGGCAGCGCACATTGATGGGGCTTCTAGCTGGAATCTGTTTTTCCATATTAAGTTCCCCATGATCAAGCCGGTATTGATGGTAACGATTATCATGGCGACGACGGGCGCACTCAAAGGCTTCGACATTCCGTACTTGTTGACAAATGGAGGCCCCGGCCGAGCGACTGAGCTTCTGCCAACTTACATGTACAAAACGGCTTTCTCACGCCTGGACTATGGGTACGGCAGCGCAATGGCTGTGTTTATTGTAATCGAAAGTTTGCTCGCAGTTGCTTTTATACGCAAAATGATGGACGAAAAATCTTAA
- a CDS encoding glycoside hydrolase family 32 protein: MSNLFYKPDKAWVGDLIPFYKDGTYRLFYLHDWRENKETYGEGTSWFELRTSDFVKYEEMGETLKHGRIDEQDMNCYTGSILEANGEYHLFYTGKNLYSPFCEDGVPLECVMHAVSKDMETWTKLPEDTFYSDGIRYERHDWRDPFVFWNEEAGEYWMLLAARLKEGPSRRRGCIALCSSKDLKSWEIREPFWDPKLYVTHECPDLFRIGEWWYLVYSTFSDRFVTHYRMSKSLSGPWEAPKHDAFDGRAFYAAKTWGDGEKRYAFGWVPSKENENDFSDWQWAGNLVVHEVVQQPDGTLTVRIPDTLDQHFGTQQHFQFHSRIGEWRTAGNSAAVEADETFACISAGAMPSTCKITANVTFTDHTRGCGVMLRASDDMDECYYIRIEPMHNRLVFDCWPRRVKGEAQWHIAGDKPYAVELETPIDLKAGTTYTIQILVENSVCVVYLNHQVAMTTRLYNMKEGNWGFFVQEGRAAFEQVELSVLNHKEVTQ; the protein is encoded by the coding sequence ATGTCAAACCTATTCTACAAACCTGATAAAGCTTGGGTGGGAGATTTAATTCCCTTCTACAAGGACGGGACTTACCGACTGTTCTATCTTCACGATTGGAGAGAGAATAAAGAAACGTACGGTGAAGGAACTTCTTGGTTCGAACTGCGTACCAGCGATTTTGTTAAGTATGAAGAGATGGGGGAAACACTCAAACACGGCAGAATCGATGAGCAGGATATGAATTGCTATACAGGTTCTATCCTTGAAGCGAATGGCGAATATCATCTTTTCTATACCGGGAAAAATCTTTACAGTCCATTTTGCGAGGATGGCGTACCGCTTGAATGTGTGATGCATGCTGTCAGCAAAGATATGGAGACATGGACGAAGCTACCGGAGGACACGTTCTATTCCGACGGGATTCGGTATGAGAGGCATGACTGGCGGGACCCGTTCGTGTTTTGGAACGAAGAAGCAGGGGAATACTGGATGCTGCTTGCCGCTAGACTCAAGGAAGGACCATCGAGACGTAGAGGCTGCATTGCGCTTTGTTCGTCGAAGGATTTGAAGTCGTGGGAAATTCGCGAGCCGTTTTGGGATCCGAAGCTGTATGTGACCCATGAATGTCCGGACCTGTTTCGAATCGGTGAATGGTGGTACCTAGTATATTCTACGTTCTCGGACCGTTTTGTCACCCATTACCGGATGAGTAAATCTCTTAGCGGCCCATGGGAGGCTCCGAAACATGACGCGTTCGACGGGCGCGCATTTTACGCCGCCAAGACGTGGGGCGATGGAGAAAAAAGGTACGCCTTCGGTTGGGTACCCAGCAAGGAGAATGAAAATGACTTCAGCGATTGGCAGTGGGCCGGCAATCTGGTTGTACATGAGGTAGTCCAGCAGCCCGACGGGACGCTGACTGTCCGTATTCCGGATACGCTGGACCAGCATTTTGGGACACAGCAACATTTTCAATTTCATTCACGGATTGGAGAATGGAGAACCGCTGGGAATTCCGCAGCCGTGGAAGCAGATGAAACGTTTGCTTGCATTTCGGCAGGAGCGATGCCCTCCACCTGCAAGATTACGGCGAATGTGACGTTCACAGATCACACTCGTGGATGTGGTGTTATGCTAAGAGCAAGTGACGATATGGATGAATGCTATTACATTCGCATCGAACCGATGCACAACCGCCTCGTATTCGATTGCTGGCCCAGAAGAGTTAAGGGTGAGGCGCAGTGGCACATTGCAGGAGATAAGCCTTATGCAGTGGAGTTGGAAACACCGATCGATCTGAAGGCCGGCACTACGTATACAATCCAGATTCTCGTCGAAAATTCCGTATGCGTAGTATATTTGAATCATCAAGTAGCGATGACCACTAGACTTTACAACATGAAAGAAGGCAACTGGGGTTTCTTTGTCCAAGAAGGCCGAGCAGCCTTTGAACAAGTTGAACTTTCGGTTCTCAATCATAAGGAGGTTACCCAATGA
- a CDS encoding response regulator has product MYKLFIVDDEQLVVEALSTIINWNDYGVRIVGTAFNGKHALDQIIQMEPDIVLTDIRMPGLNGLELIRAAKEHGSKAEFIIESGYSEFVYAKEAIELEAVDYLIKPVELDEVANTVKKAISRLERKLEKPERQIAEALDRAVLTDLVVHGTCPSFNHKPLEPYTLFSVIVISSTAAHWLERLKANGFTDSLLDFSLQRE; this is encoded by the coding sequence ATGTATAAACTTTTCATAGTGGATGACGAACAGTTGGTTGTGGAAGCATTATCAACCATCATTAACTGGAATGATTACGGAGTTCGGATCGTGGGAACCGCGTTTAATGGTAAACATGCCCTGGATCAGATTATCCAAATGGAGCCGGATATCGTGCTAACGGATATTCGGATGCCTGGCTTAAACGGACTTGAGCTAATTCGAGCGGCTAAGGAACATGGAAGCAAGGCGGAGTTCATTATCGAAAGCGGGTATTCTGAGTTTGTTTATGCCAAGGAAGCCATTGAATTGGAAGCTGTTGATTACCTCATAAAGCCAGTGGAATTGGATGAGGTCGCCAATACAGTGAAGAAGGCCATTAGCCGTTTAGAACGGAAATTAGAAAAGCCGGAACGTCAGATTGCTGAAGCATTGGACCGGGCCGTACTTACAGATCTTGTAGTCCACGGAACGTGTCCCTCGTTTAATCATAAGCCGTTAGAGCCTTATACCCTATTCTCCGTTATTGTGATAAGCAGCACAGCGGCTCATTGGCTTGAACGTCTGAAAGCTAATGGTTTTACAGACTCCCTATTGGATTTTTCTCTACAAAGGGAATAA
- a CDS encoding ABC transporter substrate-binding protein, with translation MKRYAKWYALALSVVIVIPLLSACNANNASNATQNAASGQASPAAADEKPAKKTYKWFVGRDVNGAPAVTVKEIAEEYSKTHPEFQLVIEGTGDRPSYLQKLRTLIASNEMPDMFDTDSDAYAAQLVERGKLVDTKQLLQDLGKSNDFRPIALQYQQFADGSMYTLPLEFGIEVFWYNMKMFKDLGITPPTTFDEFMKIADTLKTHNITPIAVDGKDKWPVLRYLALKPFRMTGNDFIENVKQGKASFTDPAGMEAINFVHDLGSKGYFQQGFASTDYTAARDLFLAGKTAIYYMGSWETMSFANDKISPEMKDNIGYFLMPTLDGAKTAPNDYFINSGIGLAFNKDTFDDNMKGFVKYLLDKYPEAYTKKGQFSPFKYSLAKMDGMPDIFYKIQDEIAKSGTVFAVPWDTRLDPATNEMLGNELNALGMGAMDPKDFAHEMDEAIKENAPKYFK, from the coding sequence ATGAAACGATATGCGAAATGGTATGCGCTTGCCCTGTCAGTTGTAATCGTCATTCCTCTGCTTAGCGCCTGCAATGCAAACAATGCAAGCAATGCAACACAGAACGCGGCCTCAGGACAAGCAAGCCCAGCCGCTGCTGACGAAAAACCTGCAAAGAAAACATACAAATGGTTTGTAGGACGCGATGTCAACGGCGCTCCAGCCGTTACCGTAAAAGAAATTGCAGAGGAATATTCGAAGACGCATCCAGAATTTCAACTTGTTATTGAAGGAACCGGTGACCGACCGTCTTATTTACAGAAACTTCGAACCTTGATCGCAAGCAACGAGATGCCGGATATGTTCGACACAGATTCCGATGCTTACGCCGCCCAGCTGGTCGAGCGGGGGAAGCTCGTTGACACGAAGCAGCTGCTTCAGGATCTCGGTAAATCTAATGATTTCCGTCCAATCGCTCTTCAATATCAGCAGTTTGCAGACGGCAGCATGTATACGCTTCCGCTGGAATTTGGCATCGAGGTTTTCTGGTATAACATGAAGATGTTTAAGGATCTCGGTATCACGCCGCCGACTACGTTCGACGAATTCATGAAAATCGCCGACACGCTTAAGACTCACAATATTACGCCGATCGCTGTAGACGGGAAGGATAAATGGCCGGTTCTGCGTTACTTGGCCCTCAAACCGTTCCGCATGACGGGCAACGATTTCATTGAGAACGTCAAGCAAGGAAAAGCATCGTTTACAGATCCTGCCGGTATGGAAGCAATTAATTTTGTTCACGATCTCGGCTCGAAAGGATACTTCCAGCAAGGATTTGCTTCGACCGATTACACGGCGGCGCGGGACTTGTTCTTAGCAGGCAAAACAGCAATCTACTACATGGGATCCTGGGAAACGATGAGCTTTGCCAATGATAAGATTAGTCCTGAGATGAAGGACAATATCGGGTACTTCCTGATGCCGACACTTGACGGCGCAAAAACGGCTCCTAATGATTATTTCATTAACTCGGGTATCGGTCTCGCGTTCAACAAGGATACCTTCGACGATAATATGAAAGGATTCGTGAAGTATTTGCTCGATAAATATCCGGAAGCCTATACGAAGAAAGGTCAATTCTCCCCATTCAAGTACTCACTAGCCAAAATGGACGGTATGCCGGATATCTTTTACAAAATCCAAGATGAAATTGCGAAATCCGGTACTGTATTCGCCGTACCTTGGGATACAAGACTCGACCCTGCGACAAACGAAATGCTGGGCAATGAATTGAACGCCTTAGGCATGGGCGCCATGGACCCGAAGGATTTCGCTCATGAGATGGACGAGGCTATTAAAGAAAACGCGCCGAAATATTTCAAATAG
- a CDS encoding sensor histidine kinase encodes MKWTRPLLASSIRSKIIILCVISSLVPLILIASFTFVYLSKVIEHKFSDTTTNLLSSINWNIQTFVNDVEGISKLMLSSRDVQSFLTYNKENFKEIYRLQTVTRDFAINMTNNKSYIRYLYIGSPQRDLIVTNQWDATTNENIYGAVTHSQWYRQVDTLQGRGIWLNNTEFQILKTPDLLLYGKRLNNLDTLEPIGLLIISIDRRVFDDMFRDINKPANGNLLILEQDRVIYNNSQIGLQNPLNEHDLNIISSLPDKGTRIEEMNGQKYVITFDTNASTQWKVVSMIPYNSINSEIAFVRNLTIGLTLLAFLLAAGGAFLISDRITKQLTILTSVARKAARREEIEGIRFKEQDEIGRIGNQFVRIFRNNSELMDKLMEAKLKEKEAELLALQSHINPHFLYNTLNSVYLMAEKIGAKNISKMVMSLSNIFKLSLNNGEYITTVGNEIDQVKNYLEIQNIRYSGRFDVEIDLEPGIEKDRMLKLLIQPLVENAIYHGIELKEEKGNIYIRGRKNEHSLVFEVEDDGVGFDSTTARPSGYALKNIQERIQLHYGQEYGVSVDSVPGVGTKVTLVIGIMK; translated from the coding sequence ATGAAATGGACCCGTCCATTGCTTGCAAGTAGCATTCGAAGCAAAATAATTATCTTGTGCGTCATCAGTTCGTTAGTGCCGCTTATTTTGATCGCTTCTTTCACGTTTGTTTATCTAAGTAAGGTCATCGAGCACAAATTTTCGGATACGACCACCAATTTGCTCAGCTCGATCAATTGGAACATTCAGACGTTCGTTAACGATGTAGAGGGCATTTCCAAGCTGATGCTGTCTTCGCGGGACGTGCAGTCTTTCCTGACGTATAACAAAGAGAATTTCAAGGAAATTTATCGTTTGCAGACCGTAACTCGGGATTTTGCCATCAATATGACCAATAATAAATCGTATATCCGCTACTTGTATATCGGCAGTCCGCAGCGGGATTTAATCGTGACGAATCAGTGGGATGCGACAACAAATGAAAACATCTACGGGGCTGTTACCCATTCCCAGTGGTACCGTCAAGTTGATACACTGCAAGGTCGAGGAATATGGCTAAACAATACGGAGTTCCAGATTCTCAAAACGCCTGATCTGCTGCTTTATGGCAAGAGGTTGAACAACTTGGACACGCTGGAACCGATCGGCTTGCTCATCATCTCTATAGACCGGCGGGTATTCGACGACATGTTCCGTGATATCAATAAACCCGCTAACGGGAACTTATTGATTCTGGAGCAGGACAGAGTGATTTATAATAACTCCCAAATCGGGCTGCAAAATCCGCTAAACGAACACGATTTGAACATTATATCCTCTTTACCTGACAAAGGGACTCGCATCGAAGAGATGAATGGACAAAAATACGTAATCACGTTCGATACGAACGCCAGTACTCAATGGAAAGTAGTCAGCATGATTCCGTATAACAGCATCAATTCGGAAATCGCATTCGTTCGCAATCTGACGATTGGATTAACATTGCTGGCTTTTTTACTGGCGGCTGGAGGCGCTTTCCTCATATCCGATAGAATTACGAAGCAGCTGACTATCCTGACATCCGTGGCACGGAAGGCAGCAAGGCGGGAAGAAATAGAAGGAATTCGATTTAAAGAACAAGATGAAATCGGCAGGATCGGTAACCAGTTTGTGCGGATTTTTCGGAATAACTCGGAATTGATGGATAAGCTGATGGAAGCGAAGCTGAAAGAAAAAGAAGCGGAACTGCTTGCCCTGCAGAGTCACATTAACCCCCATTTTCTCTACAATACGCTGAATTCCGTCTATTTGATGGCGGAGAAAATCGGGGCTAAGAACATTTCGAAGATGGTCATGTCGCTGTCCAACATTTTCAAACTCAGTTTAAATAATGGCGAGTATATTACAACAGTCGGCAATGAAATTGATCAAGTAAAGAACTATCTGGAGATTCAGAATATCCGCTACAGTGGGAGATTCGATGTCGAGATTGATTTGGAACCGGGAATTGAGAAGGACAGAATGCTGAAGCTGCTGATTCAACCCCTCGTGGAGAACGCTATCTATCATGGAATCGAGTTGAAAGAAGAAAAAGGGAACATCTACATCCGGGGACGAAAAAATGAGCATTCACTCGTTTTTGAAGTTGAGGATGATGGGGTGGGCTTTGATTCAACCACAGCTCGACCAAGCGGATATGCCTTGAAGAATATTCAGGAAAGAATTCAGCTTCACTACGGTCAGGAGTATGGAGTCTCCGTGGACAGTGTACCAGGCGTCGGAACCAAAGTAACACTTGTAATCGGCATTATGAAATGA